The following coding sequences lie in one Prochlorococcus marinus XMU1412 genomic window:
- a CDS encoding cob(I)yrinic acid a,c-diamide adenosyltransferase produces MTNTSRNRGIGIVTASDSQERSKGQLHIYDGEGKGKSQAALGVVLRTIGLGICEKRQSRVLLLRFLKGPERPYDEDSAIEALQRGFPHLIDHVRTGRSEFFTADQVTKFDVGEAERGWNIAKGAIASSLYSVVVLDELNPVLDLGMLDINEVVNSLQNRPDGLEIIITGRAAPPSLVRISQLHSEMRPRLIGDLSELTKQSSSSGGIEIYTGEGKGKSTSALGKALQAIGKGISQDKSHRVLILQWLKGGNGYTEDAAIEALRESYPHLVDHLRSGRDAIVWRGQQQPIDYVEAERAWEIAKAAILSGLYKTIILDELNPTVDLELLPVKSIHQTLLKKPADTEVVITGRCKNEPSYFELADVYSEMVCHKHYANVGVDLKRGVDY; encoded by the coding sequence TTGACAAATACGAGTAGAAATAGAGGAATTGGAATTGTCACAGCAAGTGACAGTCAAGAGAGATCAAAAGGTCAATTACATATTTATGATGGAGAGGGTAAAGGAAAAAGTCAGGCAGCATTGGGAGTAGTTCTCAGGACAATAGGATTAGGAATATGCGAAAAAAGACAGTCAAGAGTTTTACTTCTAAGATTTTTAAAAGGCCCTGAGAGGCCATATGACGAAGATTCAGCTATAGAGGCTTTACAAAGAGGGTTCCCACATTTAATTGATCATGTAAGGACAGGAAGATCAGAATTCTTTACTGCTGACCAAGTCACAAAGTTTGATGTTGGTGAGGCTGAAAGAGGTTGGAATATTGCTAAAGGAGCAATTGCTAGTTCTCTTTATTCTGTAGTTGTACTCGATGAGTTGAATCCAGTTCTAGATTTAGGAATGCTTGATATTAATGAAGTAGTTAATTCTCTTCAAAATCGTCCAGATGGATTAGAAATAATTATTACTGGAAGGGCAGCCCCGCCCTCTTTGGTAAGAATATCTCAACTCCATTCTGAAATGAGACCACGTTTGATAGGAGATTTATCAGAATTAACCAAACAAAGTAGTTCTAGTGGTGGAATTGAGATTTATACAGGTGAAGGAAAGGGTAAATCCACAAGTGCACTCGGTAAGGCTCTTCAAGCTATCGGTAAAGGAATATCTCAAGATAAAAGTCATAGAGTATTAATATTACAGTGGTTAAAAGGTGGAAATGGTTATACCGAAGATGCTGCCATAGAAGCTTTGAGAGAGAGTTACCCTCATTTAGTAGATCATTTACGTTCAGGAAGAGATGCCATCGTATGGAGAGGTCAGCAACAACCAATTGATTATGTTGAGGCTGAAAGAGCATGGGAAATTGCTAAAGCTGCTATTTTGTCTGGTTTGTATAAGACAATCATATTAGATGAATTGAATCCAACTGTTGATTTAGAGTTGCTTCCTGTGAAATCAATACATCAAACGCTCTTAAAAAAACCAGCAGATACGGAAGTTGTAATTACTGGGAGGTGTAAAAATGAACCTTCATACTTTGAACTAGCTGATGTTTATTCTGAAATGGTTTGTCATAAGCATTATGCAAATGTGGGAGTTGATTTGAAAAGAGGTGTAGATTACTAA
- the larE gene encoding ATP-dependent sacrificial sulfur transferase LarE has translation MFNQLEILSDEQSEKLYTIRRYIKNLDSVCIAYSGGVDSTLVASLAFEQLGSKAIAITGISPALANTLREEARRQAKWIGVKHLEIQTSELDQSSYSENPKDRCFACKKELHKHTTYLSKKLNYKIVLDGVNLDDLKDYRPGIQASKQAGVISPLAKFKVSKQDIRDISRALGFPWWDKPAQPCLSSRFPYGHEITSERLKMVEKAEEYLKECGLSEVRVRCQGSTARIEIPQDELKHFFNKYNFNELVQYFSNLGFNCTSLDLEGLVSGKLNR, from the coding sequence ATGTTCAATCAACTAGAAATTCTCTCTGATGAACAAAGTGAAAAGCTTTATACAATTAGAAGATACATTAAGAATCTTGATAGTGTTTGTATTGCTTATTCCGGAGGAGTTGACAGTACATTAGTAGCATCATTAGCATTTGAGCAATTAGGTAGCAAAGCAATTGCTATAACTGGTATATCTCCTGCATTAGCCAATACTCTTCGTGAAGAAGCAAGAAGGCAAGCAAAATGGATTGGAGTAAAACATTTAGAAATACAAACATCAGAATTAGACCAATCAAGTTATAGTGAAAATCCTAAGGATAGGTGCTTTGCATGCAAAAAAGAGCTTCACAAACATACAACCTACCTCTCTAAAAAACTTAATTACAAGATTGTTCTAGATGGAGTCAATCTGGATGATCTTAAAGATTACAGACCAGGTATACAAGCCTCAAAACAAGCAGGAGTTATCTCTCCTCTTGCAAAATTTAAAGTCTCAAAACAAGACATTAGGGATATATCAAGAGCATTGGGTTTTCCTTGGTGGGATAAACCTGCTCAACCTTGCTTATCATCAAGATTTCCTTATGGCCATGAAATAACTAGTGAAAGACTAAAAATGGTTGAGAAAGCAGAAGAATATCTCAAAGAATGTGGATTATCGGAGGTTAGAGTTAGATGCCAAGGCTCAACTGCAAGAATAGAAATTCCCCAAGATGAATTAAAACATTTTTTTAACAAATATAATTTTAATGAGTTAGTTCAATATTTTTCTAATTTAGGATTTAATTGCACAAGTTTAGATCTTGAGGGACTAGTAAGCGGAAAATTGAATAGGTAA
- the speD gene encoding adenosylmethionine decarboxylase — MELYKKNQILSSLSDEQKLSHQSKHLLLELYGCDREKLNDESFLRCILNRAAKLANATVLNLISNKFEPQGVTAIALLAESHISIHTWPESNYTAVDIFTCGQNMMPELASQYLIESLMAKEHTLRVIERNPPSEVSKQIRTVV, encoded by the coding sequence ATGGAACTCTACAAAAAAAATCAAATTTTAAGTTCTTTAAGTGATGAGCAAAAATTAAGTCATCAAAGTAAACACCTTTTGTTGGAACTTTATGGATGTGATCGCGAAAAATTAAATGACGAATCCTTTTTGCGCTGCATTTTAAATAGAGCTGCCAAATTGGCAAATGCAACAGTTTTGAATTTGATAAGTAATAAATTTGAGCCTCAGGGGGTCACGGCAATTGCATTACTTGCAGAATCTCATATTTCAATACATACTTGGCCTGAATCTAATTATACGGCAGTCGATATTTTTACATGTGGTCAGAATATGATGCCTGAACTAGCTAGTCAATATTTAATCGAATCTTTGATGGCTAAGGAACATACTTTGCGAGTCATTGAGCGAAATCCACCTTCAGAAGTCTCTAAACAGATCAGAACGGTTGTTTGA
- the recF gene encoding DNA replication/repair protein RecF (All proteins in this family for which functions are known are DNA-binding proteins that assist the filamentation of RecA onto DNA for the initiation of recombination or recombinational repair.) codes for MFLNKLKIKNFRNHKSFEIDLKEQRAIVLGCNGIGKSNLLESVEFLSQLKSNRALSDKDLIQNDSDMAVVIGQINFKDDLKLNLFRKGPKRIYVNESILKKQSEIKNYIRSVCFCSNDIDIVRSEPSYRRTWIDKVVSQLEPVYLDLISRFNRLLKQRSHFWRSESFLKTQSTDIVESFDIQMSIISTRIFRRRRRALLKIKPYVEYWHNHLSKSQEQIDINYLSGIQNISQEEEEEEVISKKIAEQLLNQRSIEALTGKCNFGPHRDDVEFLINNVSVRKYGSSGQQRTFILALKMAELDLLNKTLNVPPILILDDVLAELDLTRQNLLLNSVGKDSQCFISATHLDKFNQSFLGSSQMIHL; via the coding sequence ATTTTTTTAAATAAATTAAAAATTAAAAATTTTCGGAACCATAAAAGTTTTGAAATTGATCTAAAAGAGCAAAGAGCAATTGTTCTTGGCTGCAATGGTATTGGTAAGTCAAATTTACTTGAATCGGTTGAATTTTTAAGTCAATTAAAATCTAATAGAGCACTAAGCGATAAAGATTTAATACAGAACGACAGTGATATGGCTGTAGTTATAGGACAAATAAATTTTAAAGACGATTTAAAGTTAAATTTATTCCGAAAAGGCCCTAAAAGAATTTATGTGAATGAATCAATCTTGAAAAAACAGAGTGAAATAAAGAATTATATTCGGAGTGTATGTTTCTGTTCTAATGATATAGATATTGTGAGAAGTGAACCCAGTTATAGAAGAACATGGATTGATAAAGTCGTATCTCAGCTTGAACCAGTATATTTAGACCTGATAAGTAGATTTAATAGGCTTTTAAAACAAAGAAGTCATTTTTGGCGTTCGGAAAGTTTCTTAAAAACACAATCCACAGATATTGTTGAAAGCTTTGATATTCAAATGTCAATAATAAGTACAAGAATTTTTAGGCGTAGAAGAAGAGCTTTATTAAAAATAAAACCATATGTTGAATATTGGCATAATCATTTAAGTAAATCTCAAGAGCAAATAGACATAAATTATCTTTCGGGGATACAAAATATAAGTCAAGAAGAAGAAGAAGAAGAAGTTATTAGTAAAAAAATAGCAGAACAGCTCTTAAATCAGCGTTCAATAGAAGCATTGACTGGTAAATGTAATTTTGGACCTCATCGTGATGATGTTGAGTTTCTAATCAATAATGTTTCAGTTAGAAAATATGGTTCCTCAGGACAGCAAAGGACTTTTATCTTGGCTTTAAAGATGGCAGAACTCGATTTATTAAATAAAACATTAAATGTTCCTCCAATACTTATATTGGACGATGTCTTGGCGGAATTAGATTTAACTAGGCAAAATTTGTTATTAAATTCTGTGGGTAAAGATAGTCAATGTTTTATAAGTGCGACACATTTAGATAAATTTAATCAGTCTTTCTTAGGCTCGTCACAAATGATTCACTTATAA
- a CDS encoding N-acetyltransferase, with the protein MQYFSKKKLVLPEGYFVNSSQIPLAKEVNKLLANCGCETFPIKPLSEAIRKSNFFFTIQSELKNKLHGFVRVTSDRGLNANLWNLSALPGNNQQLYYSILLQVTLEKINREMPGCSISVQAPVSSFISLEENGFILDPNGIRVMGYKL; encoded by the coding sequence TTGCAATATTTTTCTAAAAAAAAACTAGTTCTTCCAGAAGGTTATTTTGTTAACTCTTCTCAAATCCCATTAGCTAAAGAAGTTAATAAACTTTTAGCGAATTGTGGTTGTGAGACATTTCCAATAAAGCCTCTTTCTGAGGCTATTAGGAAAAGTAATTTCTTTTTTACCATACAGAGTGAATTAAAAAATAAATTACATGGCTTTGTAAGGGTTACTTCTGACAGAGGATTGAATGCTAACTTGTGGAATTTAAGTGCATTGCCAGGGAATAATCAGCAACTTTATTATTCAATATTGCTTCAAGTAACTCTTGAGAAAATAAATAGAGAAATGCCTGGATGCAGTATTTCTGTACAGGCTCCAGTATCTTCTTTTATAAGTTTAGAGGAAAATGGATTCATACTAGATCCAAATGGAATAAGAGTAATGGGATATAAACTTTAA
- the ppc gene encoding phosphoenolpyruvate carboxylase, with protein sequence MESFRQIKNNNVDLISNNDPLDKNRLLIEDLWESVLREECPDDQAERLIQLKELSYSKQIDGDSSKTFKNEIVDIVNSMDLAESIAAARAFSLYFQLVNILEQRVEEDRYIQSFTNKDVQKSPDNLDPFAPALARQNAPVTFRELFYRLRKLNVPPGKLEELLQEMDIRLVFTAHPTEIVRHTIRHKQTRVANLLKKIQIEQFLTKEEKNSLKTQLKEEVRLWWRTDELHQFKPSVLDEVDYALHYFQQVLFDAMPQLRGRIAEALTENYPDVQLPSESFCNFGSWVGSDRDGNPSVTPEITWRTACYQRQLMLERYIIATSNLRDQLSVSMQWSQVSSSLLESLETDRVKFPEIYEARATRYRSEPYRLKLSYILEKLKLTQERNNLLADSGWKFDLEGETNNKNLDKVENLYYKSVKEFTYDLELIKNSLISTDLNCESVNTLLTQVHIFGFSLASLDIRQESTRHSDAIQELTNYLDLSVQYDQMSEEEKIKWLIDELNTKRPLIPSDVNWTKTTEETFSVFKMVKRLQQEFGSRICHSYVISMSHSASDLLEVLLLAKEMGLIDQNSQKSKLLVVPLFETVEDLKRAPEVMEKLFKLDFYRSLLPKVGESFKPLQELMLGYSDSNKDSGFVSSNWEIHRAQIALQNLSSRNNILLRLFHGRGGSVGRGGGPAYQAILAQPSGTLKGRIKITEQGEVLASKYSLPELALYNLETVTTAVIQNSLVNNRLDDTPEWNQLMSRLAETSRSHYRKLVHENPDLLNFFQEVTPIEEISKLQISSRPARRKKGAKDLSSLRAIPWVFGWTQSRFLLPSWFGVGTALSSEVNSDPQQIELLRVLHQRWPFFRMLISKVEMTLSKVDLEVARYYVDTLGSKENKDSFDDIFEVISKEYNLTKSLILEITGKNKLLESDRDLKSSVSLRNKTIIPLGFLQVSLLRRLRDQTRQPPISEFIIDKDESRRAYSRSELLRGALLTINGIAAGMRNTG encoded by the coding sequence ATGGAATCTTTTCGACAGATAAAAAATAATAACGTGGATCTGATAAGTAACAATGATCCACTTGATAAAAATCGTCTTTTAATTGAAGATCTCTGGGAATCTGTGCTCAGAGAAGAATGCCCAGATGATCAAGCAGAGAGATTGATACAGCTTAAAGAATTAAGTTATTCAAAGCAAATTGATGGTGATAGTTCAAAAACTTTTAAAAATGAAATAGTTGATATTGTAAATTCTATGGATTTAGCAGAATCCATAGCTGCAGCAAGGGCGTTTTCATTATATTTTCAACTCGTGAATATTTTGGAACAAAGAGTTGAGGAAGATAGATATATTCAAAGCTTTACCAATAAGGATGTTCAAAAATCGCCCGACAATCTTGATCCTTTTGCCCCAGCATTGGCTAGGCAAAATGCTCCAGTAACTTTTAGAGAATTATTTTACAGGCTGAGAAAATTAAATGTACCACCTGGAAAATTAGAGGAGTTATTACAGGAAATGGATATTCGTTTAGTTTTTACTGCACATCCAACGGAGATAGTAAGACATACCATTAGACATAAGCAAACAAGAGTAGCAAATTTGTTAAAAAAAATCCAGATTGAGCAATTTCTAACAAAAGAAGAAAAAAATTCTCTAAAAACCCAATTAAAAGAGGAAGTAAGACTTTGGTGGAGAACAGATGAATTGCATCAATTTAAACCTTCAGTTTTAGATGAAGTTGATTATGCCTTGCATTATTTTCAGCAAGTTTTGTTTGATGCGATGCCTCAATTGAGGGGCAGGATCGCTGAAGCACTTACCGAAAATTATCCAGATGTTCAGTTGCCCTCAGAATCTTTTTGTAACTTCGGTTCTTGGGTAGGCTCTGATAGGGACGGTAATCCATCGGTCACTCCCGAAATAACATGGAGAACTGCTTGCTACCAAAGGCAGTTGATGTTGGAAAGATATATTATTGCGACGTCTAATCTTAGAGATCAATTAAGTGTGTCGATGCAATGGAGTCAAGTCAGCTCCTCGTTATTAGAGTCACTCGAAACTGACAGGGTTAAGTTCCCTGAAATATATGAAGCTAGAGCTACAAGGTATAGATCAGAGCCCTACAGATTAAAATTAAGTTATATTTTAGAGAAATTAAAGTTAACACAAGAAAGAAATAATTTATTAGCTGATAGTGGGTGGAAATTTGACTTGGAGGGAGAAACTAATAACAAAAATCTAGATAAAGTTGAAAACTTATATTACAAGTCAGTTAAAGAATTTACTTATGATCTAGAACTAATTAAAAATAGTTTAATTAGTACAGATTTAAATTGTGAGTCTGTAAATACCTTACTTACTCAGGTTCATATTTTTGGATTTTCTTTAGCAAGTTTAGATATTCGTCAAGAGAGTACAAGGCATAGTGATGCTATACAAGAACTTACAAATTATCTTGATTTATCTGTTCAATATGACCAAATGTCTGAGGAAGAGAAAATTAAATGGCTTATAGACGAATTAAATACAAAAAGGCCTTTAATTCCATCTGACGTTAACTGGACAAAAACTACAGAAGAAACCTTTTCAGTTTTCAAAATGGTTAAGAGACTACAGCAAGAATTCGGTAGTCGCATTTGTCATTCTTATGTAATTTCAATGAGTCATAGTGCATCTGATTTGCTTGAAGTTCTCTTACTGGCAAAAGAAATGGGACTTATTGATCAAAATTCACAAAAGTCAAAATTATTAGTTGTTCCTCTTTTTGAAACTGTGGAAGACCTTAAAAGAGCACCTGAAGTAATGGAAAAGTTGTTTAAATTAGATTTCTATAGATCATTATTGCCAAAAGTAGGAGAATCTTTTAAACCTCTGCAAGAATTAATGCTTGGATATTCTGATAGCAATAAGGATTCAGGGTTTGTTTCTAGTAATTGGGAAATTCATAGGGCCCAAATAGCTCTTCAAAATCTCTCAAGTAGAAATAACATATTGCTTAGACTTTTTCATGGAAGAGGAGGTTCTGTAGGAAGAGGGGGAGGACCAGCCTATCAGGCAATATTGGCTCAACCAAGCGGCACTTTAAAAGGGCGAATAAAAATAACAGAACAAGGTGAAGTTTTAGCTTCTAAATATAGTCTTCCCGAACTGGCTTTGTACAATCTTGAAACTGTAACTACAGCAGTAATTCAAAATAGTTTGGTAAATAATAGACTTGACGATACTCCAGAATGGAATCAATTAATGTCTAGGCTGGCAGAAACATCAAGGTCTCATTACAGAAAATTAGTGCATGAGAATCCTGATTTATTAAATTTCTTTCAAGAGGTCACTCCAATAGAAGAAATAAGTAAATTACAGATATCTAGTAGACCTGCTAGAAGAAAAAAAGGTGCAAAAGATTTGTCAAGTTTAAGAGCTATCCCATGGGTATTTGGTTGGACACAAAGTAGGTTTCTTTTGCCAAGTTGGTTTGGAGTAGGCACTGCATTGTCATCAGAAGTAAATTCAGATCCACAACAAATTGAATTATTAAGAGTTCTGCATCAAAGATGGCCATTTTTCAGGATGCTTATATCTAAGGTTGAAATGACATTATCAAAGGTGGATCTTGAAGTTGCTAGATATTATGTTGATACTCTTGGCAGTAAAGAAAATAAAGATTCTTTTGATGATATTTTTGAAGTAATTTCTAAAGAATATAATCTTACAAAATCTTTAATACTTGAAATTACTGGTAAAAATAAGCTTTTAGAATCTGATAGAGACTTGAAATCATCAGTAAGCTTGAGAAATAAGACAATTATTCCATTAGGGTTTTTGCAGGTTTCACTTCTAAGAAGATTAAGAGACCAGACAAGACAACCTCCAATAAGCGAATTTATTATAGATAAAGATGAATCTAGAAGAGCTTACAGCAGAAGTGAACTATTGAGGGGGGCACTTTTAACTATTAATGGGATAGCAGCTGGCATGAGAAATACAGGTTGA
- the gshA gene encoding glutamate--cysteine ligase: MSQNNLYKGFEVELFTGSLNSHIGVSDEIEKIFPDFVKEPDNRNVEYITTPEKDYGSLYEKLIIPRKKLRRWLNTKELTIIPSSTLCFEHDIQFQRSDINNLYHQFIQDHYGTAIATSSVHINVGIDNLDKLFAAIRLIRSEAALYLSLSASSPFLNNKITNNHSQRWIQFPKTPNSVPFFENHNSYIDWIEENISNKTMQNIRHFWSSIRPNGPQRPLVLDRLELRICDFVHDINLLLGITAMIELRILNLFENINTLDPMNASTFSMDELSEICDQNEINAAKDSLNSELIHWQDGKRVICREWIQNLLSDLSYTAENFGMKHLLDPIYKVLEEGNQSMKWINQYEKGLSIEQIMKISIEDMIRSEA; encoded by the coding sequence ATGAGTCAAAATAATCTTTATAAGGGTTTTGAGGTGGAACTTTTTACAGGTTCTTTAAATTCTCATATTGGTGTTTCGGATGAAATTGAGAAAATATTTCCTGATTTTGTTAAAGAGCCAGATAACAGAAACGTTGAATACATAACAACACCTGAAAAAGATTACGGTTCTCTATATGAGAAATTAATAATTCCAAGAAAAAAGTTAAGACGATGGCTAAACACAAAAGAGTTAACAATCATTCCTTCATCCACTCTTTGTTTTGAACACGATATTCAATTTCAAAGGTCTGATATTAATAATCTTTATCATCAATTTATACAAGATCATTATGGAACCGCCATAGCAACTTCAAGTGTACATATAAACGTAGGAATTGATAATTTAGATAAGCTTTTTGCAGCTATAAGACTTATAAGATCTGAGGCTGCTCTATATCTATCATTAAGTGCTAGTTCACCTTTTTTAAATAATAAAATTACAAATAATCACTCTCAGAGATGGATCCAGTTTCCTAAAACACCTAATAGCGTGCCTTTTTTTGAAAATCATAATTCTTATATTGACTGGATAGAGGAAAATATATCTAATAAAACAATGCAAAATATTAGGCATTTTTGGTCTTCAATCCGACCAAATGGTCCCCAAAGACCTTTAGTGCTTGATCGTTTGGAATTAAGAATTTGTGATTTTGTTCACGATATTAATCTGCTTTTAGGGATAACGGCCATGATAGAACTAAGGATCTTAAATCTTTTTGAAAATATAAATACATTAGATCCTATGAATGCTAGTACTTTTTCTATGGATGAGTTGTCAGAAATATGTGATCAAAATGAAATTAATGCTGCTAAAGATAGTCTGAATTCAGAGTTAATTCACTGGCAAGATGGCAAAAGAGTTATTTGTAGAGAATGGATTCAAAACTTATTATCAGATTTATCATACACAGCAGAAAATTTTGGCATGAAACATCTTTTAGATCCTATCTATAAAGTGCTTGAAGAAGGCAATCAATCTATGAAATGGATAAATCAATATGAAAAAGGGCTTTCTATTGAGCAGATCATGAAAATTTCTATCGAAGATATGATTAGGAGTGAGGCCTAG
- a CDS encoding anthranilate synthase component I family protein yields the protein MISSQKDSFLKAYKEGKNFIPIVETWPADLETPLSTWLKLSSKDSHGVFLESVEGGENLGRWSIVATKPLWEAVCYGEEIIKTWNNGKTETHKGDPFDILKSWTNEYKSNMLDDLPSIGQLYGSWGYELINRIEPSVPINETLENNIPYGSWMFFDQLVVFDQIKRCITSVVYADTTSSKECAIEELYLNSISKIKKTRNLMRVPLKENEFLDWNENENLNLDLESNWEKKDFEDAVLSAKEYIRKGDIFQIVISQRFQTQVNNDPFNLYRSLRMVNPSPYMSFFDFGSWYLIGSSPEVMVKAEKNKNSQIVASLRPIAGTRPRGIDNQQDLELEKELLNDPKEIAEHVMLIDLGRNDLGRVCEIGTVKVKDLMVIEKYSHVMHIVSQVEGILKNNADVWDLLKASFPAGTVTGAPKIRAMQLIKHFEKDARGPYAGVYGSIDINGALNTAITIRTMIVKPSIDGKYDVSVQAGAGIVADSFPENEYQETINKAKGILKALACLDK from the coding sequence ATGATCAGCTCACAAAAAGATAGTTTTTTAAAGGCTTACAAAGAAGGTAAAAATTTTATACCTATCGTTGAAACTTGGCCAGCAGATTTAGAGACTCCATTATCGACTTGGTTAAAATTATCTTCAAAAGATTCCCATGGTGTTTTTCTTGAATCTGTTGAAGGTGGCGAGAATTTAGGTAGGTGGAGTATCGTTGCTACTAAACCTCTTTGGGAAGCCGTTTGTTATGGAGAAGAAATAATTAAAACTTGGAATAATGGCAAAACTGAAACACATAAAGGTGATCCTTTTGATATTTTGAAAAGTTGGACAAACGAATACAAGTCAAACATGCTTGATGACTTACCATCAATTGGACAGTTATATGGCTCTTGGGGCTATGAATTAATAAATCGAATAGAACCAAGTGTTCCAATAAATGAAACACTAGAAAACAATATTCCTTATGGTTCCTGGATGTTTTTTGATCAGCTAGTTGTTTTTGATCAAATAAAAAGATGTATTACGTCAGTGGTTTATGCAGATACAACTTCTTCAAAAGAGTGCGCAATTGAAGAGTTGTATCTAAATTCAATTTCTAAAATTAAGAAAACTAGAAATTTAATGAGAGTTCCTCTAAAAGAAAATGAGTTTTTAGATTGGAATGAAAATGAGAATTTGAATTTAGATCTAGAAAGTAATTGGGAGAAAAAAGATTTTGAGGATGCAGTTCTCTCTGCAAAAGAATACATAAGAAAGGGAGATATCTTCCAAATAGTTATTAGTCAGAGATTCCAAACTCAAGTCAATAATGATCCCTTTAATTTATATAGAAGTTTGAGGATGGTTAATCCATCTCCATATATGTCTTTTTTTGATTTTGGCTCATGGTATTTGATAGGTTCAAGTCCTGAAGTAATGGTTAAAGCAGAAAAAAATAAAAATAGTCAGATTGTTGCAAGCTTAAGACCAATAGCTGGCACTAGACCTAGAGGTATTGATAATCAGCAAGACTTGGAATTAGAAAAGGAATTATTAAATGATCCAAAAGAGATAGCTGAGCATGTAATGCTAATTGATCTTGGGAGAAATGATCTTGGAAGAGTTTGTGAAATTGGTACTGTAAAGGTCAAGGATTTAATGGTGATTGAGAAATATTCACATGTTATGCATATAGTCAGTCAAGTTGAGGGAATCTTAAAAAACAATGCTGATGTATGGGATTTGCTCAAAGCATCCTTTCCCGCTGGGACAGTGACTGGTGCTCCAAAAATAAGAGCTATGCAATTGATTAAGCACTTTGAAAAAGATGCTAGAGGACCTTATGCTGGTGTGTACGGATCTATTGATATTAATGGCGCATTAAATACAGCAATTACAATAAGAACTATGATAGTTAAACCTTCAATAGATGGGAAATATGATGTTTCAGTGCAAGCAGGGGCTGGAATAGTTGCTGATTCTTTTCCTGAAAATGAATATCAAGAGACAATAAATAAAGCGAAGGGGATACTAAAAGCATTAGCCTGTTTGGATAAATAA
- a CDS encoding photosystem I reaction center subunit II PsaD: MTETLVGQFPKHIGSTGGLLNSAETEEKYAIVWKSSKEQAFELPTGGAAIMHEGDNLMYFARKEQCLALGTQLRAFKPRIEDFKIYRIFPGGDIEFLHPKDGVFPEKVNEGREKVGHNPRRIGENPNPAGLKFTTKNTFD; this comes from the coding sequence ATGACTGAAACTTTAGTTGGTCAATTTCCAAAGCATATAGGAAGTACTGGGGGTTTATTAAACTCAGCAGAAACCGAAGAAAAATATGCAATTGTATGGAAAAGTTCCAAGGAACAAGCATTTGAATTGCCCACCGGTGGAGCCGCTATAATGCATGAAGGTGATAATTTAATGTACTTTGCAAGAAAAGAACAATGCCTTGCATTAGGGACACAATTAAGAGCCTTCAAACCAAGAATTGAAGATTTTAAAATCTACCGAATTTTCCCGGGTGGTGATATTGAATTTTTACACCCCAAAGATGGTGTTTTCCCTGAAAAAGTCAATGAAGGCAGAGAGAAAGTAGGTCATAATCCTAGAAGAATAGGCGAGAATCCTAATCCAGCTGGTTTGAAATTTACAACTAAGAATACTTTTGATTAA